The window TGCTATTAAGCTTATGGAAATTCTTGTTGTAGAGTCTATTTTGTTTGGGAAAAATACCGAGTCATGTGAGATGGAGGAGTATACATCTATTGTTGAAGATGATAAAGTTTGTGCTGAATATCCTTGGGGTAATATGGCTTATGAGAAGCTCATTTATTCACTGAAACATGCATTGGACAAGCAGAACAAATTACATACAACTGAGTATAAACTTGGTGGATTTCCATATCCGTTATGTGCTTGGTTCTATGAGTGCTTCCCAGATGTTCGGGAGATGTATATAAGAGAGGATGAGTACCTTGATACCCCTCAGGTTCCCAGGATGTTATGTTATGTATGTGTGGGAGAGCCTAAATTTGCTGAACTTTATTATATGTTCAGTACTCATGAAGTTACTTTTTTTTGTCTTTGTGTTAATATGTTGATGTATTAGTTTTTTTCTCCTCATAATATACTTTTTTGTATTAAACAGAGATATCGCGACTTTAGGGTATTGGATATAATTCCTACAGAAGATGAATTGAATTCAATGCCTTTAATTCGTTCAAAGGTAGTTAATGCAATTCCTTCAACTGGTGAATCACCACGTATTGTGAGTCGATCAAAAGAAGCGAATCgaattcttatcattggtgaatCACCACGTAGTCGAAGTCGATCAAAAGAACCAAATCGAATTCCTTTTATTGGCAAATCATCTCGTACCCTGAGTCGTTCTACCCGTTCTACATCTGACTTTGATGACAATAAATTACTTGAGACAATATGTTCTGTAAGTTTTGATCTAaagttttttggttttgtttttgtaaaagtaCAGCATGTTTTTGAGCTAAAGTTTTTTTCTATATctgaatttttgttgtttatctatTTTAGAGGTTAACGACGGAGGTTCAAAGGCatgcagaaaaagaaagaagcacgATCGTGAACGAAGTtttcgataagtttaaaaagGATGAGTGATCTACTATTGTTGATGCGGTTTTTGTAAAAGTGAAGGTAAGCTAATTTATAGAGAAGTCTTTTTATTTTTGCTGATGTTATTCAGATTAATCATTGTTAGTAATTTTTTTCTAGGAATATTTCGATGAGAAGTTTGAATAGTTGTTTAAGATTGTCAACAAATCAAATAAAATGGACGATGACaattttgatttgagtaaccatcgAGAATATGATAGGGTGATTGACTGTTACGAACCTCCATCGGATATTAATGCATCAAATAAAGTCGCAGATGTAAATGTTACACATGAGGAAGCGTCTTTTGAAGGCGATCAACATGTTCAGAAACAAGTTGAAGAGGAACGTTTCAGTGCTGATATATTGAGCAGAGATGTAAATGATGAAGAACAGTTAGCAACTGAGAATGTTGGAAGCAAGCAATGTGCAGATAATCAAGTTGAAGAACATGCTGCTCATGATCCATCGCGTAAAGTCGCAGATGATAATGCTACACGTAAGGAAACGACTGGTGAATGTGATAAACATGTTCAACAACAAGGTGCAGATGATCAAGTTGTTGGTACTGAAAAACATGCATCGAGTTGTTCTTTGGAAAGCGATATTGGACAGGGCAATTTGTTTGACGGAGCACTAGCTATTTGCAAGGAAGTTTTAGGTGGTGATACGCAGGAAATTGTTACTACAGGTATAAAGTGTGAAGTTGATAATAGTTcataaaaatatataacaaaaaaaacacaaaacatgaaacaaaacttTAGTTGAAGATTTTTTTTGTagctgtcgaacttcagctctagagctgaaatttttatttttgtaactgtcgaacttcagccttcttagagATTGAAGTTTTAACTGATCTTTTTGATAATGTCCTGTAGTGAAATATTCACTACAGGTATAAATTTTTACTATGTTATTTATATAGAAAAACTAGTTGATCTATTTCCCCTCTTTATGAATATGCAGTGGAAGTTGAAACTAGTTGTGTTTCAATTGACACAACTCAAAAAGTCTCTTATGATGCCGAATTAAATGAAGGTAGAGTTGAGAAAAACCTTCCAGATAATACTCCAATGCTCCTCGACGTTGGTGCACAATTGAATGAAGTTGGAATTGCTGATATCGAGAAAGGCATGCAGCCTGGGGAAACCACAGCGGAAGACAAACGTCAAGGTATTCTATAGATCATGAATTTATTACATTTGATCGAAGTATATTTTTTACTGTTTGAAACtttacatattttattttttttgttgtgtttttgaatgatttttcaGAAAGACTCGAGGCAGCTCAAAAAGAATTTAGTAAACTTATGCAGCTATATCAAAAAGGAGAAATACATTTATTCACACCTGTTGGCTCACAGATAGGTGTGAAATGTGTTGGTATTACTTTACAAAATTTAAtcagtattatttatattttttttccgcATGAAAATACATGCATATCTGAAGGTAAAGGAAATGGATATGTTGGAATGCAAACACCATTTGTGTCTCAACACTTAGACCAGGTAATTATTTTCTGCAATTCGATTACAAGTTGTTTTTTTGCCTAATGTGTGTTTTGTATCAGTTTTATTTACGTTTATATTTTCCTTGCTTTTGCAGATATCATCTGATGCATCGCAACTTCTTCCAAATTCTAAGAGAAGGAAGATTTCCAGTTCTCCTATGTGTGACACCAGTGATATCCCCaacttcaatttatgttcattttcACTTGGTAGTACACAAGGGACTGATTCAGAAGGTAAttctgctgctgttgttgttcgTGAAGAGAGACAAGAATGTCATGAACAGTAGGGAGTTGGTCAAGTATCTGCCACTATGGCTGTGGTTTCTCCCCCTGCTGGTGAACAACAACAGTTAGTTGTGATAGAGTAGCAGGAAGAGAAAGTGAAAGGAAAAccagaaaaaagggaaaaggattcgtatggagagtatttggttgagatctcctTACGTAGTTCATAAACGAAAGGAAATGAGGCAAGATTGGAAAGTAGGAAAGAATATACGAAGGTGTCCCTTCCATTATGCTAATCAAGACAGTGGATTGATGCAAAGATTTACAGAGTGGTTGGAGATGGATGCTAGTGAATATGATTCCAATCCATTCAGATTAGCTGGAATTGATATTCGAAAATCATTCTTTACCGAGCTTATGGATCCTAACTCTAATCTTGCGGATGAAGTAcgttattaagtttgttttttgaattggttttcaactgtatttccctaaactttaacttattttttaTAGTAAAGTTTTTGTACTGTAATTTGGAAAACTTCAGCTTTATTCATACTaaaatgctgaagtttttagCTTATTTGCTAACACTTAAGCCTAATCGTGCTGAAGTTTTTGACATGCATTctctagtttttttttaaaacttttaaattaaacatgctgaagtttttagattagtttctaacacttcaaactgaatatgcttaagtttttgtcatgTTGTTTGTAGTTTTTTCacatgttatcatttgttgttgtTCATTTGTAGCATATGGATGTGGGCATATATTACTTGCTCCAAAAATATTGTTATCACCTTCCAGCTTATCCAAAATCAAGATTTGCAGTAACTGATTTAATTTTTGATCCGTATATGACTAAGCAGGCTGGTATTCATCCTTCAGAAGAATAGATGgataaaattagaaaaaggaagcaaaagagaatggaggataaaaaaaagagcaaatcaaagagaaagaggATATCCAAACAACaggttcaagaagaagaagaagaagaagcggttATTCAGCCACTTACGGACTTTAGTTGGTTTGAGGAAGAATCAACGAATGAAAAGGTGGCCAACTACGTAAAAGGCCTCGACCTTTCCTGTGGTATCTCATGGGCATCTGCCAGAAAAGTATTctttccatttcgacttaagccaaTGATGGCCCAGAGATCCACACACTACTTTTTTGGAATTCTGGACTTTAAAGATAAATTTATATATGTGTATGATTCCATGGGCAGTGTAACATATGAGCGTGCTGTTGAACATGTCAGAAATTATGCCCGCTTGATCCCACACTGTCTCAAATGCTTGAAAATTGAGGCACACAATAAATTTTATGGGGATAGTCCTGTGGAAAAATTTCAAATTAAGTGGATGAGCTCACTGCAGCAGACTAACAAGTACGTATTTCGCATATGTTTTACCATGcatcttatgtttattatttttttcccttGTGTTAACTAtttttcatatgttttttttgtaGTGTTGATTGTGGTGTATTTGCTCTTAAGTTAATTGATATGGGGTTGAATAAAGAAGATGTCTTCAATTTCGATCAAAGTCAGTCATTGACCTTCAGGACAGAATTGACTGCCAATCTTTGGGCTCATAGAAAGTGGAAAAAAATAGCGgctatgaaactccagaagaataACAAGGACATGATtatggagattttgaagagactGTGTGTGAATTTTTTGATTAGAGGATTGGTTGCACATAATTTGTattttgtgaatatacattaagtattttttttatttcacttttgttcATACAAATATGTTTCTGTCTTTTATTATGAATTTTAAGTACatttttgttgaaaaaacttaagcatgaagtaaatgatttctgcTTTTTAAGCTGAAGTTTTAGTTAAAAGTCATAACAAAAGTATCGACTGAAGGACAAAAACTTCCGCTTATCAAATGTTGATATTTTTAGAAATACACTAAAAAACCTCAGCACGTTGagctgaatttttttttgaaaaagctgtacgaaaaaaatattgaatccaacaaaaaaacttcagcttatcaagAGCTGAAATTTTTAGAATACACTAAATAACTTCAGTAGAATGTGCTGAAGTGTTTTGAAGAAGCTgtacgacaaaaactattgaattcaatacaaaaacttcagctttatcaagggctgaagtttttagaaatacactaaaaatcttcagcacattgggctatattttttgcattttctagcTACTTTTTGTCATTTATCACCTATATCACCTACTTTTTGTggccttattttttactatttttttattgcATTTACCAACTACTAGCATTTACCTCTTGTTTTGCCAACTACTTATCTTGTTACATTCAATTTCTCTGAACAAAAAACAGTTAACAATATCTTcagcatttatagatattaaattgatttCGTTACAACTCTTTGGCTATATTAAtgatctcttcacttgaaaattttcattgtcatccatagacttctatcatatttctttaaatttatattcaaagaaaaacaagaaaatgttGGCAGAGACATGCTTATTGGTGTAGCAGGGAGTTCATGGGAAGCAAAGATAATGAAGGAAAAGTCTAAATACTTCATATGTGAAGGAGAGTGGCCAGATCAAACACTCGAGTTTCTCAACAATTTTCTCTTTTACTAGTTGATAAATCTAACTTTTAGTAAAATTGTCCTGGGGCTCGAGTATTTGATGTGGCCACTCTCCGTCACATATGAAGTTTTTTGGacttctccttcattatctttgctTCCCACGAATTCCCAGCTGCACACCAATAAGCATGTCTTTGCcaacatttttttgttttttttttcttatgaaaGAAGACGGGAGTTGCTAAGAAATCATAGTACTAAACTTTGTCAACCAGTGTATGACAAAAAACACTTTGGTGGAATTAAATTTTGGTGAAATGGAGGGTGACTGTCTTATAGCTCATGGTGCTGTAGCGAATTTGCATGAACGACTTTTCACACTTAGTGAGCCCTCACAGATGCACATATGTGGAAAATGCAATAATATGGCAAATGTAATTCAGAGGTCCGTACAAGTTGGTAAAGAAAGGTGCTCGTATTGCCGTTTTTGTGAATCAGTTGAAGACATAGTGAAGGTTCATGAAATTTTGTTAAGAAACCCAATAAGAGCAACTAGGACATGTCTATGGCGAATATGAAGACACTTTGTCAATTTTTTGAATAgagaataacttgtaaacaaaaaactaattttttttcaaGGATGTAAGCGAAAACAAAATTGGATTGTGTGAATATacattattttgtgtgatttATATGATGtgttttaaatttttgttctatTCACATTAATTAGTTTTTTAGTATACTTGGATTAATTCAAATATGCTAAACTTCAGTATGAAGTAAATAACTTCTGCTttttaagctgaagttttggttaaaagtcataacaaaagtgtcaaatgtaggacaaaaacttaagctttttctgcgtaagttatttgaaaaagctttacaaCAAAAAATATCGAGTCCAGGATAAAAACTTTTAGCTTATCAAGTGCTGAAGATGTTAgcaatgaactaaataacttcaacacaTGGAGCTGAAGttatttgaaaaagctttacgacaaaaactatcGAGTCCAGGAGAAAAACTTCAGCTCATCAAGTGCTGAAGTTGTCAGAAATGAACTAACTAACTTCAGCTCCATTAGCCGAAGTTTTTGAAAAAAGCATTTAGAACAAAACTATTGAATGCACGatgaaaaacttcagcttattatgTGCTGAAGTTTTATAAATGCACTAAATTACTTCATcacattgggctgaagtttttgaaaaagcttatgacaaaaatttcagcatgttttggtattttttttaagttgatacttatcttttttgtatttactatctactTTTTGTCTTTTGTCACCTACTTCATCTTTCATTTAAATTTATTTCACCATATAGTAAATGATTCGAAAAGTTATTTTTCAGActgaagttatttttttactatagaaAAACTGTGTGCTTATTAGGGCtgaagttacatttctttttgcatttaccACATATTGTTTTACCACCTACCTATCTTGTTTCATTCAATTTCTCTGAACGTAAAACAGTAAAAACACCTGAAAAGTTACTtttacatttatagatattaaattgattaggtgaGCTCTTTGtctatattaacaatctcttcacttgaaaatttcatagtcattcatagacttccatcatatttctttaaatttatattcatccTTAGTCTTTCAgcttttgttaaagaaagaaTGTCTGGTGGAAGCGGAAGTAGGAAGCCTAATTTTGATGAAATCATGCATAAGTGGGAGACTTTGAAGTGTGAGTGGTACAATAACAAACCGATGACTAATCTTATGCTTTTGTGGGATCAAATAAAGGCTGATTGGGAGAGAATCAGGCAACAATTCTTTGCCAATGAATCATTCCAGAACAGGCTTAACCTGGAACGTAGTTGTGGAGGTTATTCAACCTTGTTCGACAAGGTTGTGCAGCAGTTTGATAGTTTTCAGTTCCCTAGCTGGAACGACTATTCCAAGCTGCAAAACAACCTGAAGACTCTTCTTTCTCTTATGGACAGAGTAATCATCGAACAAAGTCAGCTGCGTGATGAATTCGACAAGTTGAAGATTGATCTCCTTGGATTCAGTGGTCTTTTGCCCGACTACCCTATAGTTATCTCTGatactgatgatgatgagatatttagagaaattgaggagtactgtgatgatgatgatggtggtggtgaTGATTGTTAGTGTTTGTAatcttttttttatgttttaatgctgtttttttttttgtttacttcagcccagagagctgaagtttttaagtTCATTTTGTATAACTTCAGCCCTGAGAGCTGATGTTTTTGTTTGTAGTTTGTGTGTTGTTCTCATCTCTTTTTGTATCAATGTAATtctcatcctctttcttcttagcTTTCTATTCGCAGTATCCTTGTTATTTGTTGGTATTTGATTTATACTTCTTAGTTGGTTTTATGTTTAGTTTTTGtaattcttttttatgtttttatgctGTGCTTTTTTGTTTACTTCAGCATATTCATTAAtgaatatgctgaagttattaagTTCATTTTCTATAACTTCAGCTTATCGATGCTGAAGATTTTGTTTGTACATGCCTTTCTTTTGTGTGCTGTACGCGTATATGTATATGTGtgagtgtgtgtgtatgtgtttgTGTTAGGGATATATATTTCACATACTGTAACCTGAAGTTTTTTCTCGCAGAAGTCATTACATACTTTTTTAAAATGCAACAAAACCTGTAAGCCTGCGCAACAAAAATGAGTGATTTGTACTTTAGCAGTATATAAAATAGTCCAAGATCTTTTTTTTATTCCTATGAAAAAAATCACATTTCAAATATGTCATACAATAATGAAAGTCTAAATTCAGACCAAGGATTATTAAAGGTTGGAGTATTTTTCAGTGTGTTTCTTTAAATATGGATGAGGTGCTGGAGAAGACAAGCAAGTTGTTCTATTATGCCCAACTTGTTTACATCGACTGCATTTGATAGATTTGAATGGTACTGATTCAGTCACAGGTATAtgcctcttcttttgtcttcttccttgTAAAATCTCTACGTCGGGAGGTTTTGTGATCTCAGATTGTACATTTTGTGGTATATCCCATGATTTTTGATCTCCCACGGTATTCACATGTCCTTCATATGTTTTCAACCATGTTTCCTTTGAataccaatttgagcagtaatcaAATTTCTGTAGATATCTCTTATTAATAGCAGCAATTGCATGTGGACAGGGCaattcatcaagttggaattCCAGACAGTCacaagttctcttctttaagtccacaatgaattcgattccttcactatttattctgaacaacattgaatcaaggttgaacacctaacaaggaataaaaaattaagacaaactatattagtgtattgttgcttcaaaaagaaaaagtatgaatttttttaaatgtAAGCAGTAAATCACTGCAACAGATATAAAAAActgaagttaataaatatactcacaaACATTTTACAAGCCAAGTCCATCTTCTTAGTCATCTCTTCTTCTGCCCATATTGATACTCTGTGAAAAGTTTCATTTGCCTTTTTTCTCCGTTCGTAAAACCACTCTCCTAACTTTTCTTGGATGAAATCTAACATTCTTAAAATAGGCATTTCTCTCCCTTTTAGTAAAACGGAATTCATTGATTCTGCCATGTTTGTTGTTAGCATATCATAACTTCGTCGTGAGAACCACGATCGAGCCCATCTCTCTGGAGGCTCTTCCATTATGTAATTGTATGTTTTCTTGTCAATACTTTTGAGTTGGGACATTAACTGATTAAAATCTTCATGTTTGTATGACCTTGCAgcactttgaaaaagatttattaccgtggcttttgcatgtctttgctttaaatttttctcaaAGTGAAAGAGGCAGATACCATGGTGAGCTTCAGGAAAAACTTTTCTAATCCCATTTACAATTGATTGGTTTCTATCTGACAAGAAAACCAATTCATGAcggacttgaattgcttttctcatttcCCTGAAGAACCAAATGTATGCCTCATTGTTTTCTGATTCTGCTACACCAAAATATAGAGGAAAGATTTGATTGTTTGCATCCTTTGATACAACAACAAATAGAACACCACGATATTTGGACTTTAAAAACGTTGCATCTACTGCAATAACGAGTCTACAGTAGGACCAACCAGCTAGTGATGTCGCAGGAGCAAAGAACATGTAAGCAAATCTGTACAGTGAAAcacaaaaaaaacaaatcatTAGGTGTGAAGTTTTTCAAGTAGGAACATTTGAAACTTCAGGCTGATGGTTACCTATTCTGCGCATCTCTTTTTATGCTTGTGTACGTTCCTGGATTTTTGCACACCATTATGTGTAGGTATGAAGGAAGAATCTGATAGTTCTCTTCAGGTGACCCCTTATGCAAGCAAGTGACCCCTTATGCAAGCAACAACTTTTTGAATAGCACGCCATGCCTTGTGATAACCAATGtcaattccaaatttctttttcatttcattttctacaAAGGCTGGTGTAACCTCTATCTTTTTGTCTCGAACATGTTCTATAATTTGTTCACTTATAAATTTTGATGTAGCATGCTTCTGATCTGATTTTCTTGCATCAACCGAACATTCATGGATGTTATGACATTTTATCACCCTGAATAGTGTGGAATTTTTTATTCTGGTAGCACGTACATTCCAACCACATTTGTCCACGATGCAATTCAGCTCGTATCTCTTTGAACATGATCTAACAGCAGTGAATTCAACTTTCTGGTTTATCTCCAAGCTGCAGAAAAATTTAGTCGTtttgtttgttctcaaaattgATCCAACTCTTACTTCCTCAGGCAATGCATCATGCCCAAGTATTTTACATGGTGAAAATTCTTTCAGCTTTCTCCTCACCCTTTTTCTTGATTTCTGAGAAGCACAAGAACTTTC is drawn from Nicotiana tabacum cultivar K326 chromosome 22, ASM71507v2, whole genome shotgun sequence and contains these coding sequences:
- the LOC142175961 gene encoding uncharacterized protein LOC142175961, which codes for MVCKNPGTYTSIKRDAQNRFAYMFFAPATSLAGWSYCRLVIAVDATFLKSKYRGVLFVVVSKDANNQIFPLYFGVAESENNEAYIWFFREMRKAIQVRHELVFLSDRNQSIVNGIRKVFPEAHHDFNQLMSQLKSIDKKTYNYIMEEPPERWARSWFSRRSYDMLTTNMAESMNSVLLKGREMPILRMLDFIQEKLGEWFYERRKKANETFHRVSIWAEEEMTKKMDLACKMFETWLKTYEGHVNTVGDQKSWDIPQNVQSEITKPPDVEILQGRRQKKRHIPVTESVPFKSIKCSRCKQVGHNRTTCLSSPAPHPYLKKHTEKYSNL